Within Methyloterricola oryzae, the genomic segment AGCGTGCCGGACAGCAGGTCACCCTGCTGATTGAACAGCACGTCACCCAACGCCGGACTGGCCCGCGTTGGATTGGCAGGATTGTTGAGGTTGAGGGGAATGGACAACAAATCGCCGCCCTGCTGGAAGATCGTCCGCACCGGCAGATCGAAGCAAAGTTGGAACTGGCTGGCGAAAGCATGGGTCGGCGTCGCAATCAACTGCGCCTGCAGGCTGTATTGCACCAACGGGCTGATGCCCAGGCTGAGGGGGTTGCGGCCATCACCGGACAGCGAAAATACGTGAAGCTGGAAAGGCGAATTGCCGTTGGCTTGGCTGGTGGTGGCCAGCAGCAGGCTCCCGTTGATGGCGCAATCGGCATAGGCCGTGCCCGCGCCAACGGTGCTGACTAAAGTCGGGGCCGCGGGATTGGCGATATCCAGAACACTGATTCCGCCACCGCCGCACACGTAGGCCAGGCTGCCCTTGACCGCCACGCTGCGGGCGTCGGGCGCCGGGTATTGACCCAGGAAGGCACGGGCGGCCTGGGCTTCGGAAACCATCAGATACGCCGCCGCCAGCAGCACCCAGATCCCATACGAGAAGCTTCTCATAACAACCCCCATCAGAGCCGCCAATCGGAAACGCCGAGGCCGCCGTGACACGAATGTCGCAGCGACCTGGACGCGGACAAAGCACAGGACATCGGAATCCTGCTTATATCATGAACATGGGCGCACAGCAGCCTGCGCCCACCTAAAGCCGCAAACTATCCGATCAAGGCGCCAGACCCTGATCGAAGGGCTGCAGTGGTAAATCCCTTCCCCTCTTGCCCACCGCCGGGATCTCCAGCCACTCATCCTGCGCCAGCGTGGTCGCGCCGCGGGCCGTCACCGATGTTTCGTCGCCCACATGGCCGGTCGGAGTCCTCAGCTGCGGATGATCGAAGGGCGCCCGCTCATAGCTCACGCGCGGATCGGTGAGGGTCTTGAGGAAAGCGACCAGCCCCGCCTTTTCCCGATCGGTGAGCCCCAGGGGCTCGATATCCGGGTCCTTCTCAGCGTTGCTGAAATTCCCTCCGCGGTTGTAGAACTCGACCACCTGCTCCAGGGTCGCCATGCTGCCGTTGTGCATGTAGGGCCCCGTCAGGGTCACGTTGCGCAAGGAAGGCGTCTTGAAAGCACCCTTGACCGCGATACGGTCGGACGGCGCGGGCTTCGCGGTGCAGTCCAGCGGATCCACCGGCAATTCGAAGGTGCAGGGATCAATTTCAAAAGGATCCTTGCTGTCCAGGCCAGCCAAGCGCTTCAGGTATTGCTCGCTGAAGGACAGCGGGTTGCCGAAGGGGTCCGTTCCACCTACCGCGATATCCTGACCGGTCGGCGTCACGCCGATGTTGTAAAAGCCATTGTCATACAGGGCGATGTCTCCATCCCCCATGGTCATGCGCTCCACCAGACCGTTCTCCTCGGTCTCGGCCCGCAGCGTGGAACCGGCGCCGGTGAAATCGGGCCCTTTGTGACAGTTGATGCAGTGCCCGCCATTGACCTCCCCGGACCCGGCTGCGCGGCCTTGTCCGATGAACACTTTGAGGCCGAGTTTCTGAAGGGCCGTCAGATTGACGGGAAAGCCATCGGCATCCCGCTCGCCCCGGTCGTACGGCGCGTTGTCGGAAATCAGGGTGGACTCATAGGCCTGAATGGCCAGGCCCCAGAACATGGAGAAATTGGCCTCCATCTGGGTGAAGAGCCGGCTGCTGTTTCTGACCGGGTACCGGCCGCGCGCCGCCCAATAAGACCGGTTAAACGCCTGCTGGATCAAATCGGCGTAGCTGCCAGTCAGCCCTTTGGCGGTCGCGCCGCGGTACGGAGCCAGCACGCTGTCTTGCGCGTGCACTTTCTGCAGGGCCAAGGGTTGCCGGGTCAGCAGCTTGCGCCCCAGGTCGGCGAAGCTGCGGTCGCTGCAGGACATTTCGAAATCGCTGAGGGGCGGGCCGACTGATTGCGAGGCCAGGGCGGAGTTGATCAGGGCCAGCTTGGCGCCGGTATCGACCCTGCCATCGGGCAGCAGTCGGATCACGTTGGCTGACACATCGCGCAAGCCGAAGGGATTGTTGCCATTGAAAACGTTGTTGGCGCGACCGTCCCAGAAACTGCGGTATTGGAAGACCGCATTGATCATGGTCGGCGTATTGCGTGGTTCCACCTTGCGGGTGCCGAGTCCGCCCACATTGAAAATGGGATGATCGCCGCGACGATCACACACGTCCAGGCCGCGCCGCTTACGCGAACTGGTCACAAAGTCACCGGCGAAGGTTCCCGGGGATGACACGACGTCATCCGTGGTGAACTTGACGCCCGAGTCGCGGTCCGCCGGGTCGTTGAACTGGTGAAACGGAAAATCGCCCAGACGAAGGGTGTAATTGGGCCCGCTCGTAGTGCCTCCGGAGGCGACCGGCTCGAAGGTGCTGCCGGTGGCTGCAGCCGCATTGAGAATTCCGGGAGAAATTACGTTCTTGACCCGGTTGTCGGCGCCGGCCTGGAAATGGCAACTGGCGCATGCCAGCCCGTCGCTGCCGGTCTGCATGTCCCAGAACAGGGCCTTACCCAGGGCCACCGCCGCTTCGCGATTGACGATGATGGGATCATTCCCGTCGTAAAGCCCTGGGACTGGTGGGATGGCCAGGGTACCCAGCGGCGGCGGTGGCGAGGCATCGAGCACCGGTGGTGCAGCCATCGGCTCCGTGGAAATAAGGCCCAGCGCTACCGCTAGGGCCACGAAAAAGGCTGGCTTGGTCAGATGTTGCATACGGACTCCGAAGTTCGCGTTGACGTAGAAGAACGCCACGCTCAGCGGGAATCGGTTGCAGTTCGAACCTTCCCCAGGCTTCTTCCCGTTCCCGCCTCCCCGACAGCAGGAGACCAAGATTGCAAGTAGCGCGGCTTACACGGAGTCAACAGCGCAAGTTGGATGCCAGCGGAAGCAAATCATTAGATTACAATTAGTTGCATGCGATTCTGGATATCCACGAAAGAATTGTGTAAACCCCCGAAAATAAGCACACCCCTTATCAAAATCCTTCGCCATGCCTGCTCTTTACCCAGAAGGGCCTGGAACCGTGGGACTTCCAGGAGACTGCCGGCCAGAATGGGATGCCTTGTCGCGTCAAAAGCCCAGATCCAACCCGTATCATCCGCGTGACAGCCACAGAGGAGCATATCCGCAGGATTCTGGGGGATGGGCCAATTTTCAGCGGAAACTGAAAGCCTCCGAACCTGATTTCGCACTATTAACCCGGCCCTTAGTGGCTGGGTTAATGCGGGGCACGGATGCCCCGGCGCGGGCAGAGGCCGCGTCAGCCAAGGTCGGGCTCGTACCGACCTTGGCGTCGGCCCAAAATACCAGGAGGGTATTTTGGGCCTGATCAATAAGACCCTCCGCGTAGCCGGGTTTACGGTTCACAGGCTCACGTGGCGGACTCAGCCGGGCGGCGCGCTTCGCGCTTGCTCCGCTTCCTTTTGCAAGTCGTCAAAAGTCTGTCCTGGCTGGGTGAAATAAACCTTGACCTGCCCGTCCGAGTCCTCGAGCGTGAAACCCGAACCCGCAAATGAAAACCCACCGACCACCTCGGCCACGTTGACCGCCTTTCCATCCTCCGGCGCCAAGGTGGCCCGGCAGAAGCGCTCCGAGCATTGGACCTCGGTCAGATTGACATCCGGTATCCGTGACAGATTTTCTTGCGCCTTTTCCGTTACCGATCGGGTCGCGTCAGGGCTGTAAGAGCCAAGATTCAGGGATTCGTCCATCCATTGCCCGAATTCGGTCTCGGACAACGCCTTGCGCTCCTCCTTGGCGTTCTTGTCTGTCGCCTTCCGATGCTCGGACACGCGCTGTGGCGCATAAGCCCCTCTCTCGGCTTCCATTTTCTGCAAGCGCGCTTCAAGCAATGCGATTTTTTCAAGCAGTTGCTCGTTTTGGTGCCTCTCCGTTCCATCGGGAGGGGCCAGGCTTGGCGCCATGGCACCATTCACCACGCGCACAGAACCATTTGAGAAGGCCTCCTCGGGCGAACTCCAATTCCATGGGAATTCTGCCGTTGCGGCGGCAGCAAGAATCAAGCAAACCGTAACTAAGACCAAGAGAGAGGGGGTACGCATGGCAATGTCTCCAAGCGGTGCGACGGATCAATGCGTCCGCTCGCTAACGAGATGGCAAATGTCAGATCTGTTACCCGTGTGCATCGCGATTGAGCAGGCATGGAAGCTGACATGCCCGCTCAATTACCGAGAACTTCTAGGAAATTGACGTCAGCTCAGTTGTTGTAACAGATGGCGCTGCACTCAACGTCGGCATCGCTGCTCGCACCCAAAACGGCCTCCAGCGTCCACACAACGCCACCTTTCGTGACGCGACAGGTGGCCTTTTCCGAGGCGGTGTCGGTGTCTACCACTGCGGTTCTACTCAAATAGCAGAACGTGCTTGCACTCGGTGACATGTTCACAAACGTGGAGCCAACCGTGTTGTAACGGGTTGCAAACCAGTTCGAATGAGGCGAGACGGCGGCCGCGGGTAAGGCAATCAAGCTCAGGGCCAGCGCAAGCGCAGAAGAAGCAAAGGCGGTCTTTACTTTCATGGGATTCTCTCCATTGAGACTGTTCGACAGATTCACGTTGATCGCTAAAGACCGAATCCGGAATCCCTCCAAACGAAACTAACGGGATCTTGCGGGCTTCGGTGGACATTAAGTTATGATCTTCGTAAAACTATCCCTGTTAAGCATTACCCTTTTGGAAGTGAATTCTTTCTCCAGGTCTTGGGTAATGGACGACGTGGGACCACCGCGCCTTAGGTCAACTGCGCGCCGATTCGATTGTTCGACTGCGATGGGTGGGACACGCCAGTACGGATGAAAAGGCTCTCAGGGCTTTCGCGCCAAGAAGACCGCACGGCACGGGGCGGGCAGGCCCTCGCGGGTTCTGCCCGGGTCGTTGGGGTCAAGAAAGTCGGGAAGGGACTGAAACCGCATCCAGTCGGTTGAGCGCTGCTCCAGACCTGTCGTCTTGCTCACATCCACCAGCCGTGCCTGCACGAAGCCGCAGCGCTTGAGCCAGCCGGCCAAGGCTTGGCAGGTGGGAATGAACCAGACATTGCGCATCTGCGCATAGCGGCCCTCGGGTACCAAAACGCGCTCGCCTTCCCCTTCCAGCACCAGGGTCTCCAGCACCAACTCCCCTCCCGGCCGCAGCAAACCCTTGAGTTCCAGGAGGTGATCCATGGGGGAACGCCGGTGGTAGAGAACGCCCATGGAAAATACGCTGTCGAAAGCGGCCACATCTGTAGGCACATCCTCGATGCCCAAGGGCAGCACATGCACCGGCCAGTCACCGGCAAAATGCCTGATGGCGTGAAACTGCATGACGCTGAGCAGGGTCGGATCGATGCCGATGACACGCCTGGCGCCCGCCCCCAGCATGCGCCAGGCGTGATAACCGTTGCCGCAGCCCACATCGAGCACGACCCTACCCTGCAAGGGCTGCAGGTGCGGGGCGATCCGCCGCCACTTCAGGTCCGAGCGCCACTCGGTGTCGATATGTATGCCATGGATGCGATAGGGGCCCTTGCGCCATGGATGCAGTTCCCGCAGCAAGGCTTCTATTGCGATGCGCAGGTCAGGATCGCAGGATTCGGAACATCCAACCTCAACGGCATCCGCTGTAAAATCCACGCGATTAGCGGGCAGCGAGGGCAACCGCTCCAGGATACCCAGCCAGCGTGTCAGATCGCCATGGGCGGACGGGGACAGGGCCGTCTCACACTTTACGGACAGCGGTTGCAACCACTCCTTGAGACGAGTCGGAGGGCTTGCAGCGAATAAACTACAATATTCCAGCATTTTTCCATTATAAAGGGAGGGCACCTCTGAGAGTCGCCCTGCGTGGGCTCCTCAGGGAGAGCCCGGCCGTCGGCTGGCCGAGTGCCGCCACCACCCGCCCCACACGTAGCCTAGGAGAGAACCATCATGCGCACAAACCACCTGCCCCCAAGCCTTAGGATTGCTCTGGCCGCGGCCCTGGCGATTTCGGCTAACGCCTGCTCTACCATCGAAGTCTACCGGGCGGAGGACACCGAGGAACTTCTGGCTTCCGCCGGATTCAGCATGAAGCCGGCCGATACGCCGGAGAAGCTTGAACACGTCAAAGTGATGCCGCAGCATGTGCTGACGCCCCAGCAAAAGGATGGAAAGACCGTCTACATCTTTGCCGATGCCAGCGCCTGCCGCTGCGTCTACACCGGCACCGAAGAGCAATATAAGCGCTTCCAGGACATGGTTCGCCAAAAGCACATGGACATGGACCAGTTCAGTTCTGGCGCCATGAATGACCCCACATCGGGTGAGTGGGGCGCTCAAGGCACGGGTCCCTGGTGGCTCTATTGAGCCTTCCTGGCCATAGGCTGCCTCGGTCAGCCACCCGCCATGCCGGGCGATTTGTTTCGGATGACCGGGGATTGCCTTCGTGCCGAACGCCCGGACGCTAGCCTGATTGACATGCGCGCCACACCGGTTTCTGCAACACGAGCCGCCTTGAGCATTCCATTCGCGCCCAACCCGCGTAAAGTGGCACTTCCGCCATGAATCGCCAAGAATACCGGCCTCCACACGGCAAGTTGAAGAGTGCAGTCATCCGCATCACCGCGCTGGTAGCCGGCCTAGGCTCGACGCTGTTTTTTCTGCTGACCCTTTGGGAGCACCAGTACGGCGCGAACGCTCGAAGCGGGCCACTGCCAGCGACAGCGGAGGCCGTTCCCATCACCGACGAATCCCAGAGTTACTTCATTGACGCCCTGCACAACGGTGTGGCCGGGGGCCTTTATACCCTCGTGC encodes:
- a CDS encoding cytochrome-c peroxidase, producing the protein MQHLTKPAFFVALAVALGLISTEPMAAPPVLDASPPPPLGTLAIPPVPGLYDGNDPIIVNREAAVALGKALFWDMQTGSDGLACASCHFQAGADNRVKNVISPGILNAAAATGSTFEPVASGGTTSGPNYTLRLGDFPFHQFNDPADRDSGVKFTTDDVVSSPGTFAGDFVTSSRKRRGLDVCDRRGDHPIFNVGGLGTRKVEPRNTPTMINAVFQYRSFWDGRANNVFNGNNPFGLRDVSANVIRLLPDGRVDTGAKLALINSALASQSVGPPLSDFEMSCSDRSFADLGRKLLTRQPLALQKVHAQDSVLAPYRGATAKGLTGSYADLIQQAFNRSYWAARGRYPVRNSSRLFTQMEANFSMFWGLAIQAYESTLISDNAPYDRGERDADGFPVNLTALQKLGLKVFIGQGRAAGSGEVNGGHCINCHKGPDFTGAGSTLRAETEENGLVERMTMGDGDIALYDNGFYNIGVTPTGQDIAVGGTDPFGNPLSFSEQYLKRLAGLDSKDPFEIDPCTFELPVDPLDCTAKPAPSDRIAVKGAFKTPSLRNVTLTGPYMHNGSMATLEQVVEFYNRGGNFSNAEKDPDIEPLGLTDREKAGLVAFLKTLTDPRVSYERAPFDHPQLRTPTGHVGDETSVTARGATTLAQDEWLEIPAVGKRGRDLPLQPFDQGLAP
- the cmoB gene encoding tRNA 5-methoxyuridine(34)/uridine 5-oxyacetic acid(34) synthase CmoB encodes the protein MLEYCSLFAASPPTRLKEWLQPLSVKCETALSPSAHGDLTRWLGILERLPSLPANRVDFTADAVEVGCSESCDPDLRIAIEALLRELHPWRKGPYRIHGIHIDTEWRSDLKWRRIAPHLQPLQGRVVLDVGCGNGYHAWRMLGAGARRVIGIDPTLLSVMQFHAIRHFAGDWPVHVLPLGIEDVPTDVAAFDSVFSMGVLYHRRSPMDHLLELKGLLRPGGELVLETLVLEGEGERVLVPEGRYAQMRNVWFIPTCQALAGWLKRCGFVQARLVDVSKTTGLEQRSTDWMRFQSLPDFLDPNDPGRTREGLPAPCRAVFLARKP